From Oxobacter pfennigii, a single genomic window includes:
- a CDS encoding ABC transporter ATP-binding protein, whose product MADIIFDNVNKVYKMGEVTIQAAKQVSFQVRKGELCIILGPSGAGKTTVLNLLGGMENATSGKILFDGKDITVMDDVELTDYRRHKIGFVFQFYNLIPNLTALENVELAKQVCESPLEPEDALSIVGLKDRIHNFPAQLSGGEQQRVAIARAICKNPDLLLCDEPTGALDTETGKTVLKVLSDISRKMGKTVIIITHNSLVAPMADRLIEMKNGRVVKESVQESPADLEGIKW is encoded by the coding sequence ATGGCGGATATTATTTTTGATAATGTAAACAAGGTTTATAAGATGGGAGAGGTTACCATCCAGGCGGCAAAGCAGGTGTCGTTTCAGGTTAGAAAGGGAGAGCTTTGCATTATTCTCGGCCCCTCCGGCGCCGGCAAGACCACGGTTTTAAACCTCTTAGGAGGCATGGAGAATGCTACGTCCGGGAAAATTCTTTTTGACGGTAAGGATATTACGGTCATGGACGATGTGGAATTGACCGATTACCGGAGGCATAAAATAGGCTTTGTTTTTCAATTTTATAATCTGATCCCCAATCTGACTGCGCTAGAAAACGTGGAACTGGCAAAGCAGGTTTGCGAATCGCCTCTGGAGCCGGAAGACGCTTTGAGTATTGTCGGCTTAAAAGACAGGATTCATAATTTCCCGGCGCAGCTTTCCGGCGGTGAACAGCAGCGTGTGGCCATTGCAAGGGCTATCTGCAAAAATCCGGATCTGCTGCTCTGTGACGAGCCTACCGGGGCATTGGACACTGAAACGGGTAAAACTGTTCTTAAGGTTTTATCCGACATCAGCCGCAAGATGGGAAAAACGGTGATCATCATCACCCATAATTCTCTTGTGGCGCCCATGGCCGACCGTCTGATAGAAATGAAAAACGGCAGGGTAGTCAAAGAAAGCGTACAGGAGTCTCCTGCGGATCTGGAGGGAATCAAATGGTAA
- a CDS encoding TetR/AcrR family transcriptional regulator, which yields MDGFEKRRNDKKAVIIQTALELFGKYGFEKVTVTEIAEKARVSKVSIYNFFESKDNLRRIIVKNILDESLCETKELVEKDCNFIDKMREYLENRIIYGSRYNMDFFFDAVESDPVLRQYLDDFNTENKGLISSIIKEGKKIGYFSTDISDTAIEIYIDIFYNYFLHNRKIRPTLEHSPKLAEEINLLFLDGLIRHSEQ from the coding sequence ATGGATGGATTTGAAAAAAGAAGAAACGATAAAAAAGCGGTTATCATTCAAACCGCCTTGGAGCTGTTCGGAAAATACGGTTTTGAGAAAGTAACCGTAACAGAAATCGCCGAAAAAGCCCGCGTCTCCAAAGTTTCCATTTACAACTTTTTTGAGAGCAAAGACAATCTTAGGCGGATCATAGTAAAAAACATTTTGGATGAAAGCCTGTGTGAGACAAAAGAGCTGGTTGAAAAGGACTGTAATTTTATCGACAAGATGAGGGAATACCTGGAAAACAGGATCATATACGGCAGCCGCTATAATATGGATTTCTTTTTTGACGCCGTGGAAAGCGACCCTGTTCTCCGGCAATATCTTGATGATTTCAATACGGAAAACAAAGGCCTGATTTCATCTATCATAAAGGAAGGGAAAAAAATCGGGTATTTTTCAACGGATATTTCCGACACTGCCATAGAAATCTATATTGACATCTTCTACAACTATTTTCTGCACAACAGGAAAATACGTCCTACTCTTGAGCACAGCCCCAAGCTGGCGGAGGAAATCAACCTGTTGTTTTTAGACGGGCTCATCAGGCATAGTGAGCAATAG
- a CDS encoding DNA adenine methylase produces MDELWAKPFLKWAGGKGQLISQIESYLPERLKEGKIKKYAEPFLGGGAVFFYLVSRYKFKQVILNDINEECVLTYNVVKDNVDDLIKVLYDMEMKYKSLCDEDRQAMFYEAREAFNDERVKINYNIYSPDWVKHAANMIFLNRTCFNGLYRKNKKGQFNVPFGKYKNPTICDINNLRAVSSALKNAVITCGDFENISKFIDKDTFVYMDPPYRPLNETSSFTDYSSVPFDDESQIRLSQWYKLLDKKGAALLLSESDPTNTNPEDKFFDELYKDYSIYRVNAVRAINSKVSGRGAIRELLIANHK; encoded by the coding sequence TTGGATGAACTATGGGCAAAACCCTTTTTAAAATGGGCAGGCGGCAAAGGCCAGCTCATTTCTCAGATAGAATCATATCTTCCTGAAAGGCTTAAGGAAGGGAAAATAAAAAAATATGCCGAACCTTTTTTGGGCGGCGGTGCCGTATTTTTTTATTTGGTATCCCGGTACAAATTTAAGCAGGTTATTTTAAACGATATAAATGAGGAATGTGTTCTTACATATAATGTAGTTAAGGATAATGTTGATGATTTGATTAAGGTTTTATACGATATGGAGATGAAATATAAAAGCTTATGTGATGAAGATAGACAAGCTATGTTCTATGAAGCAAGGGAAGCATTTAATGATGAGAGAGTAAAAATAAACTATAATATATATTCGCCTGATTGGGTAAAGCATGCAGCCAACATGATATTTTTAAATAGGACATGCTTTAATGGACTGTATAGAAAAAATAAAAAGGGGCAGTTTAACGTACCCTTCGGTAAATATAAAAATCCTACCATATGTGATATTAATAATCTAAGAGCAGTCAGCAGCGCCCTTAAAAATGCGGTTATTACCTGTGGAGATTTCGAAAATATTTCAAAATTCATCGATAAAGATACTTTTGTATATATGGATCCGCCATACAGGCCGCTCAATGAGACTTCCAGCTTCACTGATTATTCAAGTGTACCTTTTGACGATGAAAGCCAGATAAGGCTGTCACAGTGGTATAAATTGCTGGATAAAAAGGGAGCAGCGTTGTTGTTAAGTGAATCGGATCCTACAAATACCAATCCTGAAGATAAGTTCTTCGATGAGCTTTATAAAGACTATTCCATATACAGGGTAAATGCAGTGAGAGCTATAAATTCAAAAGTATCAGGCAGGGGAGCCATCAGGGAATTGCTGATAGCCAATCATAAGTAA